From Hallerella porci:
ATTTGAAAAGTTTTGCAGAATGCCAACTGAATAATTCTCCGCTAGATTCTTCGCGTCGCCGCGTCAAAGTGCACGAAAATCAAATAGCAGAACTCGCCTTTCGCACATTCCGAATCGATTTTTCTTTTGATGAAAAAAACAAAAAAATTTGTCTGCAAAAAATCCGCAGCGGTTACATTGCGGACGAATTAAATTCTGCGGAAGATATTTACAGCGACAAAGCGCTTCACCGTGAATTTTTAGCGCATTTTGCGCAAACGCCGAACGCATAAAATTGCGATTCTTCGAGAATTGCGTCTTTTTCTAAATGCTTTTGAATGTCTGCGGGAGCGACAAAAACATCGTAAATGGCGTGGCAAATTCGACAACGAAAATGAATGTGCGGATGCGTTTCGGCATCGTAATGTAAACTGCCATCGCCGAAATCTAAAGTCGAAACGAGGTCATATTCTTTGAACATTTGCAGCGTATTGTAAACGGTCGTCCGCGAAAGAGTCGGAATCGCCGGGTGCAAATCTTCGTAAATCGTATCGACTGTCGGATGATTCTTTTTTTCGAGTAAATAATTTAAAATGCTCACCCGCTGAATCGACGGGCGAATATTTTTTTCGCGGAGAGATTCCGAGGGAGTCATAAAGCCTCAACGGGTGAAAGTGAAACGAAAAAGGGAGCGAAACCGCTCCCCCATTTTTTGTGGATTACTTGTTGAAGTAACGGTTCAAGAGGCCTTCGAAAGCGCCGCCATGACGTGCTTCATCTTTGCACATTTCATGAACAGTGTCGTGGATGGCGTCGTAACCGAGTTCCTTCGCACGCTTTGCCAATTTGAGTTTGCCTTCGGTTGCGCCTGCTTCTGCTGCAACGCGGAGAGAAAGATTCTTCTTGGTGTCCGGATAGACGACTTCGCCGAGAAGTTCTGCAAACTTTGCTGCGTGTTCTGCTTCTTCGAATGCGATGCGCTTGTAAGCTTCGGCAACTTCCGGGAAGCCTTCGCGGTCTGCTTGGCGACTCATTGCCAAATACATGCCGACTTCGGTGCATTCGCCGGTGAAGTTTTCGCGTAAGCCTTGAACAACTTCGGCATCCAAACCTTGAGCGACGCCGATTTTGTGTTCGTCAGCCCAAACCATTTTGCCGCTCGTCGCCGGTTCTTCTTTCAATTTGAACTTGGACTTCGGCGCTTTGCACTGCGGGCAGCATTCAGGCGGTTCTTCTCCAAACGAAACGTAGCCACAGACAGAACAAACCCATACTTTCATAGTTGTCTCCTTGTTAAAGATGTCGCTTCTCGTTGAAGCGTTTAAGTTTGTAACTATTACAAATTTATAATAATTGCAAATTAAAGTCAAGGGGTTTTAGAATTTTTTTTGACTTTTTAGAAAATATTTTCCATCGGCGAGAATTTGGCGATTTTCTTTTTCGGTTTTATTCCATTTGAGAAGATGAGTTTTCATTTTTCGGGGTTTTAGGGGTGTCCCCTAGGAGAAGGGGTAGCGGGAAATGCTCGCGCAAGCGAGTAGTTCCCGCGAGGGGAAGGCTTTCCCCCTTGTATTCCGGCTTTCAATGATTTGATTTTTCAGCGAGATTTCAATTTTGTTAAATTTTGTCAAAACACGAATTTTCGTGCTCTTTTCTTTTTGAGGTTTTCTATGTCCGAATCTACGCGCAAAGTCCGCGTTCGTTTTGCTCCGAGTCCTACTGGTTTTCTCCATGTCGGCGGAGCGCGCACTGCGATTTACAATTATTTCTTCGCGAAAGCGATGGGCGGCACTTTCTATTTGAGAATTGAAGATACCGACCGGAAACGCTATAACGAAGCGGCGCTGAAAGATTTGATGCGCGATTTGAAATGGCTCGGTTTGAATTGGGACGAAGGTCCGGGTTGCGAAGGCGATTGCGGTCCGTATTTCCAAAGCGAACGTTTGGATATTTATCACCGCGAAATTCAAAAACTTTTGGATGCGGGTCTTGCGTATTATTGTTTCTGTTCCGAAGAACGTTTGAACGAAGTGCGTGCGGCGCAGAAAAAAGCCGGCGCGCCAGAAACCGGTTACGATAGACATTGCCGCAATATTCCGCGCGAAGAAGCGGAAGCGCGCATTGCCGCAGGCGAGAAAGCGGTGATTCGTTTTAAGATTCCTGAATCGGGTTCGACGGAATTTACGGATTTAATCCGCGGTCGCATTGAATACAAGAATGAAGTTTTGGACGATTTGGTTTTGATTAAACGCGACGGCTATCCGACTTATCATTTTGCAAGCGTCGTCGATGATCATTTGATGGGAACAACTCACGTTCTCCGCGGCGATGAATGGATTAGTTCAACGCCGAAGCACGTTTTGCTTTATAAGGCTTTCGGTTGGGAAGCGCCGATTTGGTGCCACTTGCCGGTGATTCTCGATTCGAAAAACGGCGGAAAATTGTCGAAGAGAAATGGCGCCGTTTCTGTCAGCGAATTCCGCGAACTCGGTTATTTGCCCGAAACGATGGTCAATTATTTGGCGCTTCTCGGCTGGAATCCGGGCGACGATCGCGAAGTGATGAGCTTGGACGAAATGATTCAAGCGTTTAAGCTCGAAAATATTCACCCGACTGCTGTGAAATTTGACGAGAAAAAATTGCAGTGGATGAATATGCAGCACATTCATACAACGCCGAATGATGTTCTCTTGAAGGAAATGGTCGCAGGTCTCGAAGCGAAAGGCATTTCGACTGCGAACGAGCCCGCAGAACGGCTGAATATGATTGTGGAAATGTTAAAGCCGCGCGCACATTTCTTGAAAGATCTCGCCGATATGTCGGTTTACTTTTTCAAAGCGCCGACCGAATATGACGAAAAAGGAAAACGGAAACAGTGGGGCGCAGGAAGCCGCGAAATTGCGCACGCTGTCCGCGAAATGCTCGCGACGGTGGAACCGTTTACAACTCCTGAAATCGAAAAAGGATTTGTGGAGCTTACCGAAAAGTGCGGCTGCAAATTGGGCGACCTCGTGGGCGCTGTCCGCTTGGCCGTTTCGGGAGTTACTGCGGGACCTGGACTTTGGGAACTTTTTGAAGTCGTCGGGAAAGCAGAAACCCTTCGCCGCATTGAAGTCGCAGAGCCTTTGATGCAAGAATAATTCCGAGGGAAAATGCTCCGGTATTGGATTCATCTGCTGCAAGAAAAACGGCTTTATTGCTCCACGTGCAATGCGATTACTTCGCATCGTATTTTGGCGCGCGAGCCGTTTTCGATTCACGCAGAAATTCCGCCGGAGATTCCTCTCGTTTGTCAATGCAAAATTTGCGAATCTTTCGTCATCGCCTTTTCGCACGAAATTTTTTTCGGCACGAAAAATGCAAAAGCCGAATACGCAAAGCTTCTTTCGCAAAATCGGCTTGCTCCCGGTGATTGGGTTTATGTTGACGGAAAACAGCGCCCGAGTTTAGTGGATGCGGTTTATAAAACGCAGACCGAAGAAATTATCGATGTCGAATACGATGGGCAAAAAGAAAAATTAAAGCGCTCAATTTTGACGCAGTTTAATGAAAAAGCTCCGTTCGGATTTCGTTTGTTGCCGGCGCAAGTGGGCGAAACTCTTCTCGGCGATCCCATTTATCATGTGCTGCGAAAAATGATAGGCGTCGCCATCGGAAGCGTTTTTGATAAAGATGTGAAGAAGCTCGTCGTGCAACTTGAAAATGGAAAAATCGTTTTCATTACTTTGCCCGATGAATTTCAGCCATTGCCCGATAGCATTCTTCTTCGACGACTTACCGAACGCGTGCAACAACGCTTTCCGAATTTAGGAAATAGCATTCGTTTGAATGTCGTGCACAATGTCGTTTATGTTTACGGCTCCGTTTCGAATTTGCCGGATAAAGAAGCGATTGCGCGCTTTGTAAAAATGCAGCCTAATTTTCGCGGCGTCGTCGATATGCTTTCGGTTTATTGCGTCGGCTCGCCCGTTTCTGACGAAGAAATTTCCCGCGAAGCTTTCCGCATTTTAGAAAATGAAAAGTCTCCGTTTTTTTGCAACGAAGTTCACGTCAAAGAGAATGTTCTCTACATTAACGCCTACTATTTTGCAGATGCGCATTTAGAAAAAATCAAATCGGATTTGCATCATATTTTAGGACTTCGCGATTTAAAACTCGAATTAGAAGAAGTGCCGTTACCTCCGCCGACAATGCGGAAACGCGCCGAAATTCTTTTGGCAACACTCAAAGCGAAATATACGGATTGCAATTTTCACGTCATTCCTCTTTCCGAAGGAATTCTTGTCGAAGGCTCCGTCAAAAATATTTGGCAAAAAGGTGCCGTCAACATTTTTATTCTTCAAAATTCAAAAGGACTTAAAATCAACACCCGTTTGCGTGTGGACGCATAAGGAGAAATCAAAATGGAAAAGAAACCGAAATCCACTTACGACAAATTAAAACAGCTCAAGCTCCGATTGACAGCCCCGAATAAGCCCGCGTCCATTCCTGAACTTGCAGAATATATGTCCTGCGATATGCGCACGATTTATCGCCATCTCAAAACTCTTGAAAAAGAAAATTGCGGTTTGCAAAAAGATAAAACGGCAAAGAAATTTTTCATTCAACCGACATCTGCGTGGCGGCCGCCCGAAAAAATTCTCAAGGGACTCAAATCGGCGCAAAAAATTTTGGATGATATGGGTTCGACTCCGCAAGGTCAAAATGTCAAACGCGCCATCGATTTTTTGCAAGGCGAAGAATTGCCCGAAGAAACTTCGTCACAAGCGATTAGCACCGACGAAAATTTC
This genomic window contains:
- a CDS encoding Fur family transcriptional regulator; translation: MTPSESLREKNIRPSIQRVSILNYLLEKKNHPTVDTIYEDLHPAIPTLSRTTVYNTLQMFKEYDLVSTLDFGDGSLHYDAETHPHIHFRCRICHAIYDVFVAPADIQKHLEKDAILEESQFYAFGVCAKCAKNSR
- the gltX gene encoding glutamate--tRNA ligase, which translates into the protein MSESTRKVRVRFAPSPTGFLHVGGARTAIYNYFFAKAMGGTFYLRIEDTDRKRYNEAALKDLMRDLKWLGLNWDEGPGCEGDCGPYFQSERLDIYHREIQKLLDAGLAYYCFCSEERLNEVRAAQKKAGAPETGYDRHCRNIPREEAEARIAAGEKAVIRFKIPESGSTEFTDLIRGRIEYKNEVLDDLVLIKRDGYPTYHFASVVDDHLMGTTHVLRGDEWISSTPKHVLLYKAFGWEAPIWCHLPVILDSKNGGKLSKRNGAVSVSEFRELGYLPETMVNYLALLGWNPGDDREVMSLDEMIQAFKLENIHPTAVKFDEKKLQWMNMQHIHTTPNDVLLKEMVAGLEAKGISTANEPAERLNMIVEMLKPRAHFLKDLADMSVYFFKAPTEYDEKGKRKQWGAGSREIAHAVREMLATVEPFTTPEIEKGFVELTEKCGCKLGDLVGAVRLAVSGVTAGPGLWELFEVVGKAETLRRIEVAEPLMQE
- a CDS encoding NADH peroxidase; this encodes MKVWVCSVCGYVSFGEEPPECCPQCKAPKSKFKLKEEPATSGKMVWADEHKIGVAQGLDAEVVQGLRENFTGECTEVGMYLAMSRQADREGFPEVAEAYKRIAFEEAEHAAKFAELLGEVVYPDTKKNLSLRVAAEAGATEGKLKLAKRAKELGYDAIHDTVHEMCKDEARHGGAFEGLLNRYFNK